A part of Marinomonas rhizomae genomic DNA contains:
- a CDS encoding hybrid sensor histidine kinase/response regulator, which yields MTAAQKIFKVRRHYNKWVADQTMEDYALRYTSRHDNGSKQGHAMSIERVGHTALGATAFLALEGLAAVITLAYGFTNAVAAILTVLAVFFVTGFPIAYYSAKHGLDIDLLTRGAGFGYLGSTITSLIYATFTFIFFAIEAAILASAMEVLLGIPLALGYALSAIFVIPIVTHGIRAISRFQNGTQWIWLVLQVAAIGVVVTQEYQNFEGWTQYAPADLPQSTHFDWVLFGAAASVLFALMAQIGEQVDYLRFFPIKTKQNRRRWWFWLILAGPGWVFIGAIKMLLGSFLAYLAISDGASAIQATDPTYLYQRIFFFLTTSPTTALLLAAVFVFICQMKINLTNAYAGSIAWSNFFSRLTHSHPGRVVWLVFNVTIALLLMELGIYQALSAILGVFAIAAVSWLGSLSADLLINKPLGLSPNYVEFKRAHLYDINPVGTGSMLIATTLGLVSYLGVFGEVAKSLCHFISLGSCFVFVPLIAWLTKGKYYLARQSPELIPMIELAKQHSPKYVTLTCGICENAFETEDMSFCSAYMQPICSLCCSLDVRCLDSCKPQASIGQQSDYFLKLFLPKRLVKALSSRFGRFASLLLIINIINAALMMLIYTQMAPTSLNEEVLLKETMLALFFTLLIVSGVLSWLFVLAHESRVVAQKESNRQTRKLIREVDAHQETDRALQGAKEQAERANEAKSRYLTGISHELRTPLQSIIGYAQLLSEKANTPSGHQNGLDIIHRSGLYLADLIEGLLDISKIEAGRFDLYRNTVDLPKLIDQLNSMFAMQARDKGIQLQSKILAPLPQHVITDEKRLRQILINLLSNAVKYTPKGSVLFEVNYRNQVAEFVIRDTGVGIKEGHLKRIFDPFERVRDISTGNLPGTGLGLTIVKLLTDIMGGDLQAHSVVGEGSEFRVSLMLPWVSQGDGSAYEYKRIVSYRGYQRTLMVVDDDPVVRGLLSDILVPLGFNVLEASDAEACLDELDSCSPDLFVLDVSMPGMDGLSLAKLLRDRAYSAPIIMLSADAKENQRKPDEQAAFNQYLVKPVNNSDLLDAIKHWLVLEWVYQETDVDVAVPRLVEKFADSNEEHEHNRLEEQQTAGIPDHESVRELMAFAEMGYKKGVGGLLDQLAKTDVIDSSHLQQLESLYQSFQFDAIAQYIQTHSRLISDVSEKSNYEPE from the coding sequence ATGACGGCGGCACAAAAGATCTTTAAGGTGCGACGCCACTACAATAAGTGGGTCGCCGATCAAACCATGGAAGATTACGCTCTACGCTACACTTCTCGGCATGACAACGGCTCCAAGCAGGGCCATGCGATGAGTATTGAGCGTGTTGGTCATACCGCGCTTGGTGCAACCGCGTTTTTGGCGTTGGAAGGACTGGCTGCGGTTATTACCCTCGCTTATGGTTTTACCAACGCGGTGGCAGCTATTCTCACTGTGTTGGCGGTGTTTTTCGTCACGGGTTTCCCCATTGCTTATTATTCCGCTAAGCATGGTTTGGATATAGACTTATTGACCCGAGGCGCGGGCTTTGGTTACCTTGGATCGACTATTACCTCGCTGATTTATGCGACTTTCACCTTTATATTCTTTGCCATTGAAGCGGCTATTTTGGCCTCTGCAATGGAGGTTCTATTAGGCATTCCTTTGGCTTTGGGTTATGCGCTCTCGGCCATATTTGTTATTCCCATTGTAACACACGGTATTCGTGCTATTAGTCGCTTTCAAAACGGTACCCAGTGGATTTGGTTGGTGTTACAAGTAGCGGCGATTGGCGTAGTGGTGACGCAGGAATACCAAAACTTCGAAGGCTGGACACAATATGCACCAGCTGATTTGCCGCAAAGCACGCATTTTGATTGGGTTTTGTTTGGCGCAGCAGCATCTGTGCTGTTTGCCTTGATGGCGCAGATTGGCGAGCAAGTCGACTACTTACGCTTTTTTCCTATAAAAACCAAACAAAACCGCCGACGCTGGTGGTTTTGGCTGATTTTAGCGGGTCCAGGTTGGGTATTTATTGGTGCCATCAAAATGTTATTGGGTTCGTTTTTGGCTTACTTGGCGATTTCCGATGGCGCTTCAGCGATACAAGCCACCGATCCAACCTATTTGTATCAGCGCATCTTTTTCTTTTTAACCACATCGCCTACCACCGCTTTGCTTTTGGCGGCGGTGTTTGTGTTTATCTGCCAGATGAAAATCAATTTAACCAACGCCTATGCGGGTTCTATTGCTTGGTCGAATTTTTTCTCACGCTTAACTCACTCTCACCCCGGTCGTGTTGTCTGGTTGGTATTCAACGTAACTATTGCATTATTGCTGATGGAATTGGGGATTTATCAGGCTTTGAGCGCTATTTTAGGCGTGTTTGCCATCGCTGCGGTGAGTTGGTTAGGTAGCTTGTCAGCGGATTTATTAATCAACAAACCGTTGGGTTTAAGCCCTAATTATGTCGAGTTTAAACGCGCGCATTTATACGACATTAACCCTGTCGGAACGGGCTCGATGTTGATTGCGACCACGTTAGGTTTAGTGAGTTATTTAGGTGTCTTTGGTGAAGTGGCGAAAAGCTTGTGTCACTTTATATCCTTAGGTTCGTGTTTTGTGTTTGTGCCGCTGATTGCGTGGCTCACCAAGGGTAAATATTACCTAGCGCGCCAAAGCCCTGAATTGATTCCGATGATTGAGCTGGCAAAACAACACAGCCCTAAGTATGTCACTCTGACTTGTGGGATTTGTGAGAATGCGTTCGAAACGGAAGACATGAGTTTTTGCTCTGCCTACATGCAGCCGATTTGTTCTTTGTGTTGCTCCTTAGATGTACGCTGTTTAGATAGCTGTAAACCACAGGCAAGCATTGGGCAGCAGAGTGACTATTTCTTAAAGCTTTTTTTACCTAAGAGACTCGTTAAGGCGCTGAGCTCTCGCTTTGGTCGTTTTGCCTCTTTGTTGCTAATAATCAATATTATCAATGCCGCACTGATGATGTTGATTTATACGCAAATGGCACCGACATCGCTGAATGAAGAAGTCTTGTTAAAAGAGACTATGTTGGCGCTGTTCTTTACTCTGTTGATCGTTTCTGGTGTCTTATCATGGTTGTTTGTTCTCGCTCATGAAAGTCGTGTGGTGGCGCAGAAGGAGTCTAATAGGCAAACAAGAAAATTGATTCGTGAAGTTGATGCTCACCAAGAAACCGACCGAGCCTTGCAAGGGGCAAAAGAACAAGCTGAGCGAGCAAATGAAGCAAAAAGTCGCTATCTCACCGGTATTAGTCATGAATTACGCACACCGCTGCAATCTATTATTGGCTATGCACAACTCTTATCCGAGAAAGCTAATACACCTTCTGGGCACCAGAATGGTTTGGATATTATTCATCGTAGTGGTTTGTATTTGGCGGATTTGATCGAAGGTTTATTGGATATTTCCAAGATCGAAGCAGGGCGTTTTGATCTATATCGCAATACGGTGGATTTGCCGAAGTTAATCGATCAGCTAAACAGCATGTTTGCCATGCAAGCGCGTGACAAAGGCATTCAATTGCAGTCAAAAATTCTCGCACCATTGCCTCAACATGTCATAACAGATGAAAAGCGTTTACGGCAAATTTTGATTAACTTGTTGTCAAATGCCGTGAAATACACGCCAAAAGGCTCGGTATTGTTCGAAGTCAATTATCGTAATCAAGTGGCTGAGTTTGTTATCCGAGATACGGGTGTAGGCATTAAAGAAGGCCACTTAAAACGTATTTTTGATCCTTTCGAGCGAGTACGTGACATCAGTACTGGTAATTTACCTGGCACAGGCTTGGGCTTGACCATAGTGAAACTGTTAACAGACATCATGGGCGGCGATTTGCAGGCACATTCTGTGGTGGGCGAAGGCAGTGAATTTCGCGTCAGTTTGATGCTACCTTGGGTGAGCCAAGGAGATGGCTCTGCTTATGAATACAAACGCATCGTAAGTTACCGTGGCTATCAGCGTACTCTTATGGTGGTAGACGATGACCCTGTGGTACGTGGTTTGTTGTCGGATATTCTCGTGCCGCTGGGCTTTAATGTTTTGGAAGCCTCCGACGCTGAGGCTTGCTTGGATGAGCTGGATTCTTGCTCGCCAGATTTATTCGTATTAGATGTCTCCATGCCCGGTATGGATGGGTTGAGTTTAGCTAAGTTGCTACGTGATCGAGCTTATAGTGCGCCAATTATTATGTTGTCTGCTGATGCCAAAGAGAACCAACGTAAGCCAGATGAGCAAGCAGCGTTTAATCAGTATCTTGTTAAGCCTGTGAACAACAGTGATTTGTTGGATGCCATCAAACATTGGCTAGTGTTGGAATGGGTCTATCAAGAAACCGACGTCGATGTTGCTGTGCCTAGGCTTGTGGAAAAGTTCGCTGACAGCAATGAAGAGCACGAGCACAATCGGCTAGAAGAGCAACAAACTGCCGGCATTCCAGACCATGAAAGTGTGCGCGAACTGATGGCGTTTGCGGAGATGGGTTATAAAAAAGGCGTCGGCGGTTTGCTAGATCAGCTGGCTAAAACAGATGTCATTGACTCGAGCCATTTACAACAATTGGAAAGCTTGTATCAAAGTTTTCAGTTCGACGCGATTGCCCAATACATACAAACACACTCACGTTTAATCAGTGATGTTAGCGAGAAATCCAACTATGAACCCGAGTAA
- a CDS encoding HupE/UreJ family protein, translating to MNALKERALKTKGLLVAASVLASGSVFAHPGHEQASSFMTGFAHPMGGLDHLLAMVAIGLWAASIGGRALWAIPAAFVVTMLLGGGLAVAGLNVPFVEQGILLSVVVLGALVLFAKRLPTAACMAIAGAFALFHGAAHGMEMPLSANGLQYALGFALATAGLHAVGLGFGQLMTKIGTPLATRISGSAIALAGLVLAFA from the coding sequence ATGAATGCGTTGAAAGAAAGAGCATTGAAAACAAAAGGTTTGTTGGTAGCGGCTTCAGTATTGGCTTCTGGTTCCGTTTTTGCTCATCCGGGGCATGAACAAGCTTCTAGCTTTATGACGGGATTTGCTCACCCAATGGGCGGTTTGGATCATCTTTTGGCCATGGTGGCGATTGGTCTTTGGGCGGCGAGCATCGGTGGCCGCGCTTTGTGGGCGATCCCTGCGGCGTTTGTCGTGACTATGTTGTTGGGCGGCGGCTTAGCCGTGGCCGGTTTGAACGTACCATTCGTTGAACAAGGTATTCTATTGTCTGTCGTCGTATTGGGTGCTTTGGTGTTGTTTGCTAAGCGTTTACCAACAGCGGCTTGCATGGCGATTGCAGGGGCTTTTGCGTTATTCCACGGTGCAGCGCATGGTATGGAAATGCCTTTGAGTGCCAATGGTCTGCAATATGCGTTGGGTTTTGCTTTGGCTACGGCGGGCTTGCATGCGGTTGGTCTGGGTTTTGGTCAGCTGATGACGAAAATTGGTACGCCTTTAGCGACGCGCATTAGTGGCTCTGCTATTGCGCTAGCGGGTTTGGTACTTGCTTTTGCCTAA
- the ureG gene encoding urease accessory protein UreG has protein sequence MKKQTLRIGVGGPVGSGKTALLRSLCSAMRDYYNIAVVTNDIYTQEDAKFLTQHEALDADRILGVETGGCPHTAIREDASMNLAAIDQLLERHGELDVVFVESGGDNLSATFSPELSDFTIYVIDVSAGDKIPRKGGPGITKSDLLIINKTDLAPLVGASLDVMAHDAKIQRGDRPFIFSNLKKAQGLDEIIQIIVSEGMLEAKEIPAAKAVV, from the coding sequence ATGAAAAAACAAACCTTACGAATTGGTGTGGGTGGTCCAGTAGGATCAGGTAAAACCGCGTTGCTGCGTTCTTTATGTAGCGCGATGCGTGACTATTACAACATTGCCGTGGTGACCAATGATATTTATACCCAAGAAGATGCGAAGTTCTTAACCCAGCATGAAGCCTTGGATGCGGACCGTATCTTGGGAGTGGAGACAGGTGGTTGTCCGCACACGGCGATTCGTGAAGATGCATCAATGAACTTGGCGGCGATTGATCAATTGCTAGAGCGTCATGGCGAATTGGATGTGGTGTTTGTGGAAAGTGGTGGCGACAACTTGAGTGCGACCTTTAGCCCAGAGTTATCCGATTTTACCATTTATGTTATTGACGTTTCTGCAGGTGACAAGATTCCTCGTAAAGGCGGTCCTGGTATTACGAAATCGGATTTGTTGATTATTAATAAAACGGACTTAGCGCCTTTGGTTGGTGCGTCTTTGGATGTGATGGCGCACGATGCCAAGATTCAACGAGGTGATCGTCCGTTTATCTTTTCGAATCTCAAAAAAGCCCAAGGCTTGGATGAGATTATTCAGATCATTGTGTCTGAAGGGATGTTGGAAGCAAAAGAAATACCTGCAGCGAAAGCTGTCGTTTAA
- a CDS encoding urease accessory protein UreF, with product MGTVTTNIDTTDISLLRLLQLSSVGLPVGGFAFSQGMEYAIDQGWVKNKAEVSDWISLQLQQSVARVDLPVLRLCMDAAKRQDTERLFELNDLVLACRETKELRLNDTAMGEALFRLMGSLQIDTPFKRLDEMSFVTLFAIAANYWGVKIDLASLGFAWSWLENQIAAATKLVPLGQTQAQELLGELQTDIRHAIAMSLTIEEDRVGAGLPAIAIASAQHETQYSRLFRS from the coding sequence ATGGGCACAGTCACCACTAACATTGATACCACTGATATTAGCTTGCTGCGGCTTTTGCAGTTAAGCAGCGTCGGTTTGCCTGTGGGCGGCTTTGCTTTTTCTCAAGGCATGGAATACGCCATTGATCAAGGCTGGGTAAAAAACAAAGCTGAGGTGTCTGACTGGATTAGCTTGCAGTTGCAACAGTCGGTAGCACGTGTGGATTTACCTGTGCTGCGGTTATGTATGGATGCCGCTAAGCGGCAAGACACAGAAAGATTATTTGAACTGAATGATTTAGTACTGGCCTGCCGAGAAACCAAAGAGCTGCGACTGAATGATACTGCGATGGGTGAAGCCTTGTTTCGTCTAATGGGCAGCCTGCAAATCGATACGCCGTTTAAGCGTTTAGACGAGATGAGCTTTGTCACCTTATTTGCTATTGCAGCCAATTATTGGGGGGTGAAAATAGATCTTGCTTCACTCGGCTTTGCTTGGTCTTGGTTGGAAAACCAAATTGCCGCCGCTACCAAGCTGGTTCCCCTTGGGCAAACCCAAGCACAAGAATTGTTAGGTGAATTACAGACAGACATTCGACACGCCATTGCCATGTCATTAACCATTGAAGAAGACCGTGTTGGCGCAGGCCTACCGGCCATTGCCATAGCCAGTGCTCAGCATGAAACACAATACTCACGGCTATTTCGGTCTTAG
- a CDS encoding urease accessory protein UreE: MLDIYERLGTHCHDPVHTTVTLTHEQRDRGRLKLIGDNDEEVRVFLERGKPLLVGEFLKSECGRIVQVTGAVEDVAHASCEDWEAFSKACYHLGNRHTKIQIGERWLRIKPDHVLEDMLHMLGLIVTHEEGVFVPESGAYSHGHSHH; this comes from the coding sequence ATGCTAGATATTTACGAAAGGTTAGGCACCCATTGTCACGATCCAGTCCACACCACAGTGACGCTAACCCATGAACAGCGTGATCGTGGTAGATTGAAACTTATAGGTGACAATGACGAAGAGGTTCGAGTTTTTCTTGAGCGTGGTAAGCCGCTGTTAGTCGGTGAATTTTTAAAGTCCGAATGCGGAAGGATAGTTCAAGTGACTGGCGCAGTAGAAGACGTCGCTCATGCTAGCTGTGAAGATTGGGAAGCCTTCTCCAAAGCCTGCTACCACTTGGGCAATCGTCACACCAAAATTCAAATTGGCGAACGCTGGCTACGCATCAAACCTGACCACGTTTTAGAAGACATGTTGCACATGCTTGGCTTGATCGTTACCCATGAAGAGGGCGTTTTTGTCCCAGAATCTGGAGCTTATAGTCATGGGCACAGTCACCACTAA
- the ureC gene encoding urease subunit alpha — translation MATMDRQSYAQMFGPTTGDRVRLGDTDIWIQVEKDFTVYGDEVKFGGGKVIRDGMGQSQVTNDVAVDLVITNALVLDHWGIVKGDVGIKDGRIFKVGKAGNPDVQDNVDIVVGPGTEVIAGEGSILTAGGIDAHIHFICPQQIEEALTSGVTTMIGGGTGPATGTKATTCTPGPWYLGKMLQATDSMPMNLGFLGKGNASLPEALEEQLEAGACGLKLHEDWGTTPASIDCCLSVAEAYDVQVAIHTDTLNESGFVDSTIDAFKDRVIHTYHTEGAGGGHAPDIIQACSNPNVLPSSTNPTRPYTHNTVDEHLDMLMVCHHLDSNIAEDVAFADSRIRKETIAAEDILHDRGAFSMISSDSQAMGRVGEVVTRTWQTAHKMKQQFGLLAEDQELGADNFRARRYIAKYTINPAIAHGISHEVGSIELGKMADLVLWKPAFFAVKPSMIIKGGMIASAPMGDPNASIPTPQPVHYRPMFGSFGKAAAATSVTFVSQAALNNGLKESLGLDRTLVACKNTRNISKLDMIHNDWLPNITVDPQTYEVRADGELLTCEPAEVLPLAQLYTLF, via the coding sequence ATGGCGACGATGGACAGACAAAGTTACGCGCAGATGTTCGGTCCGACTACGGGCGACCGTGTGCGTTTAGGCGATACCGATATCTGGATTCAGGTGGAAAAAGATTTTACTGTCTATGGCGACGAAGTGAAATTCGGCGGCGGCAAGGTTATCCGCGACGGCATGGGACAAAGCCAAGTGACCAACGACGTGGCTGTGGATTTAGTGATTACCAATGCCTTGGTGTTAGATCATTGGGGCATAGTAAAAGGCGATGTTGGCATCAAAGACGGTCGCATTTTTAAAGTCGGTAAAGCCGGCAACCCAGACGTGCAAGATAACGTCGATATTGTGGTTGGGCCGGGAACGGAAGTCATCGCTGGTGAAGGCTCTATTTTGACTGCCGGTGGCATTGATGCACACATTCATTTTATTTGTCCGCAACAAATTGAAGAAGCCTTAACCTCTGGCGTCACCACCATGATTGGCGGCGGCACAGGGCCTGCAACGGGAACTAAAGCAACGACTTGTACGCCTGGGCCTTGGTATCTTGGCAAGATGTTACAAGCCACGGACAGCATGCCGATGAACTTGGGCTTTTTGGGCAAAGGCAACGCCAGTTTGCCAGAAGCTTTAGAAGAACAACTGGAAGCAGGTGCTTGTGGACTGAAACTGCACGAAGATTGGGGCACCACGCCAGCGTCGATTGATTGCTGTTTGAGTGTCGCTGAAGCCTACGACGTGCAAGTGGCGATTCACACTGACACCTTGAACGAATCTGGCTTCGTCGACAGCACCATTGATGCCTTTAAAGATCGAGTGATTCACACTTATCACACCGAAGGCGCAGGTGGCGGTCATGCCCCTGATATTATTCAAGCCTGTTCCAATCCGAATGTCTTGCCATCCTCAACTAATCCAACGCGCCCTTATACTCACAACACGGTCGATGAGCATTTAGACATGCTGATGGTGTGTCACCATCTGGACAGCAATATTGCAGAAGATGTGGCGTTTGCAGATTCACGTATTCGCAAAGAAACCATTGCAGCGGAAGACATTCTTCATGATCGTGGTGCTTTCAGTATGATTTCGTCTGATTCCCAAGCCATGGGACGCGTTGGTGAAGTGGTGACGCGTACATGGCAAACCGCCCACAAAATGAAGCAGCAGTTTGGTTTGTTGGCAGAAGATCAAGAATTGGGCGCGGATAACTTTCGGGCTCGTCGCTATATTGCCAAGTACACCATCAACCCTGCCATTGCTCATGGTATTAGCCATGAAGTCGGATCGATTGAGCTGGGAAAAATGGCGGATTTAGTCTTATGGAAGCCAGCCTTTTTTGCTGTAAAACCTTCGATGATTATTAAAGGCGGCATGATTGCCAGCGCGCCAATGGGTGACCCAAATGCCTCAATTCCGACGCCACAGCCAGTGCACTATCGTCCTATGTTTGGTTCATTCGGCAAAGCTGCTGCAGCGACGTCTGTGACCTTTGTTTCACAGGCAGCATTGAACAATGGCTTGAAAGAATCCCTTGGTTTAGATCGTACCTTGGTGGCCTGTAAAAACACTCGCAATATTTCCAAGCTCGATATGATTCACAACGATTGGTTGCCGAACATTACCGTTGATCCGCAAACCTATGAAGTGCGAGCGGATGGGGAATTATTAACCTGTGAGCCAGCTGAAGTATTGCCCTTGGCTCAGCTTTATACTCTCTTTTAG
- a CDS encoding urease subunit beta has product MIPGEIQVAAGDIELNVGRKTVKIRVENTGDRPVQIGSHYHFFEVNPALSFDRAVTKGFRLNIASGTAVRFEPGQGREVELVEYAGTKTIYGFRGDVMGTLVGAE; this is encoded by the coding sequence ATGATTCCAGGTGAAATACAGGTAGCCGCTGGCGATATTGAGCTCAATGTGGGCCGTAAAACGGTGAAAATTCGCGTCGAAAATACCGGTGATCGTCCTGTACAAATTGGCTCCCATTATCATTTTTTTGAAGTGAATCCCGCTTTGTCTTTTGATCGTGCAGTGACTAAGGGCTTTCGCTTGAATATTGCTTCTGGTACCGCAGTGCGATTTGAACCCGGCCAAGGCCGTGAAGTAGAGCTGGTCGAATACGCTGGCACGAAAACTATTTATGGCTTCCGTGGCGACGTCATGGGCACATTGGTAGGAGCAGAATAA
- a CDS encoding urease subunit gamma, with the protein MELLPREKDKLLVFTAALLAERRLNRGLKLNYPEAMAYITMEIIEGARDGKTVAELMAYGKTLLSAEQVMDGVVELVHEVQVEATFPDGTKLVTVHNPIN; encoded by the coding sequence ATGGAACTCCTCCCAAGAGAAAAAGACAAGCTGTTGGTATTTACCGCTGCCTTACTAGCCGAACGACGTTTGAATCGCGGCCTTAAATTGAATTATCCCGAAGCCATGGCGTACATCACTATGGAAATTATCGAAGGCGCTCGCGATGGTAAAACCGTGGCGGAATTAATGGCCTATGGCAAAACCTTATTGAGTGCGGAACAAGTAATGGACGGTGTGGTTGAGTTGGTCCATGAAGTGCAGGTGGAAGCGACGTTCCCAGATGGGACCAAGCTAGTTACCGTTCACAATCCAATTAATTAA
- a CDS encoding urease accessory protein UreD: MNNKHNLALAEKFEQKPLIETSMLPEVGASQWHAFLTLGFDKTTRGTVLKTCDHKGPLYVQKPFYPEGRDTAHVYLLHPPGGLVSGDRLTITANLSQNTHVLITTPGAGRVYRARKDKTLQHQITQLNVAENSLMEWLPQETILYPNAHTRLENRIELADNAKFIGWEITCFGLPANQEDFGEGHAEQGFQIRQNGRLKMRERLVIDDSSRAVFSAKAGLDGKPINGLMIAGPFDLKEPSNSVNHDELIDSLRQHCNQHGSLSGVSLVGEYILVRSLHDDSEQVKQLFIQCWRDIRPVLINKKSNEPRIWLT; this comes from the coding sequence ATGAATAATAAACATAATCTTGCTTTAGCAGAAAAATTTGAACAAAAGCCGCTGATAGAAACGTCCATGTTGCCCGAAGTTGGTGCTTCGCAGTGGCATGCGTTTCTGACGTTGGGTTTTGATAAGACCACTCGCGGAACCGTGTTGAAAACCTGTGACCATAAAGGGCCTTTGTATGTGCAAAAGCCTTTTTACCCTGAGGGTCGAGATACGGCACACGTCTATTTATTGCATCCACCGGGCGGTTTGGTTTCGGGGGATCGCCTCACGATTACAGCAAACTTATCTCAAAATACACACGTTTTAATCACCACGCCTGGGGCAGGTCGTGTTTATCGTGCTCGTAAAGACAAAACCTTACAGCATCAAATTACCCAGTTAAACGTCGCTGAAAACAGCTTAATGGAATGGTTGCCACAAGAAACCATTTTGTATCCTAATGCCCACACACGCCTTGAAAACCGTATCGAGCTTGCGGATAACGCCAAGTTCATAGGCTGGGAAATTACCTGTTTTGGTTTGCCAGCCAACCAAGAAGATTTTGGCGAAGGCCACGCAGAACAAGGCTTTCAGATTCGTCAGAACGGTCGTCTTAAGATGCGTGAACGATTGGTTATTGATGATAGTAGCCGTGCTGTTTTTTCGGCCAAAGCGGGATTAGATGGTAAGCCAATTAATGGTTTGATGATCGCAGGGCCGTTTGATTTAAAGGAACCTTCTAATTCAGTCAATCATGACGAACTGATCGACTCCCTACGCCAGCACTGTAACCAACATGGGTCATTAAGTGGCGTGAGTCTTGTAGGTGAATACATCTTAGTTCGCAGTCTTCACGATGATTCGGAACAAGTAAAACAGCTATTTATTCAGTGTTGGCGAGATATTCGCCCGGTATTAATCAACAAAAAATCCAATGAACCGAGAATTTGGTTGACCTAA
- the urtE gene encoding urea ABC transporter ATP-binding subunit UrtE, with protein MISINKVDQLYGGTQILWGLDLDIVPGSITCIMGRNGVGKTTLLKAIMGLLPIKSGEITMEGETLNKQSAEKRAYSGIGYVPQGRDIFPMLTVEENLRIGLPVRSKRTKGTLNDNPKEIPEKIFELFPVLKDMLHRRGGDLSGGQQQQLAIGRALVLEPKVLILDEPNEGIQPNIVKQIGDVILKLNAEEGLTVILVEQKLGFARRVGKEFRLMEKGRIVAADKMENLNDTLIKQYLAV; from the coding sequence ATGATATCCATTAACAAGGTTGATCAACTTTACGGCGGCACACAGATTCTTTGGGGCTTGGATTTAGACATAGTCCCCGGTTCGATAACTTGCATCATGGGCCGCAACGGTGTGGGCAAAACCACCTTGCTAAAAGCCATCATGGGGTTACTGCCGATTAAAAGTGGCGAGATCACTATGGAAGGCGAAACCCTAAACAAGCAAAGCGCAGAGAAGCGCGCTTACTCAGGTATTGGTTACGTTCCCCAAGGTCGAGACATTTTCCCCATGCTCACGGTGGAAGAAAATCTGCGCATTGGTTTGCCAGTGCGAAGTAAGCGCACCAAAGGCACTCTAAACGATAATCCAAAAGAAATCCCTGAGAAAATCTTTGAGCTTTTTCCTGTATTGAAAGACATGCTACATCGTCGTGGTGGCGATTTGTCTGGCGGTCAGCAACAGCAACTGGCGATAGGTCGCGCCTTGGTATTAGAGCCAAAAGTCTTGATCTTAGACGAGCCAAACGAAGGCATTCAGCCCAACATTGTTAAGCAAATTGGCGATGTGATCTTAAAGCTCAATGCAGAAGAAGGTTTGACCGTCATATTGGTAGAGCAAAAGCTTGGCTTCGCTCGTCGTGTGGGTAAAGAGTTTCGTTTGATGGAAAAGGGACGCATTGTAGCGGCGGATAAAATGGAGAACCTTAACGATACTTTGATTAAGCAGTATTTAGCGGTCTAG
- the urtD gene encoding urea ABC transporter ATP-binding protein UrtD: protein MSTLDSTRELFRRDQVWPFLAPAQAEVNVGNQMILYVEDLNLSFDGFKALNNLNLYINDGELRCLIGANGAGKTTLMDVITGKTQCDSGTVFFGQNHNLLNKDEAEIAQLGIGRKFQKPTVFEEQTVFDNLELSLKTDKRVLPTLFSRLTPTQIDRIDEVLKTIGLAKHRFMLAGALSHGQKQWLEIGMLLVAEPRLLLIDEPVAGMTAQETERTAELLTSLAGERTVIVVEHDMEFVRSIARTVTVLHQGSVLAEGTMDQIQSNKDVIEVYLGEEAAAGEQA from the coding sequence ATGAGTACGTTAGATAGCACCCGTGAACTCTTCCGTCGTGATCAGGTTTGGCCATTTTTGGCTCCAGCGCAGGCCGAGGTAAATGTCGGTAATCAGATGATTCTGTACGTGGAAGATTTGAATTTGAGCTTCGACGGCTTCAAAGCGCTAAACAATCTTAATCTTTATATTAACGATGGCGAATTACGCTGTTTGATCGGTGCCAATGGAGCGGGTAAAACCACTTTGATGGATGTGATTACGGGTAAAACCCAGTGTGATTCTGGCACGGTTTTCTTTGGGCAGAATCACAACTTATTAAATAAAGACGAAGCGGAAATTGCTCAGCTTGGTATTGGTCGTAAATTCCAAAAGCCAACCGTGTTTGAAGAACAAACTGTGTTCGATAATTTGGAGTTGTCTCTTAAGACTGACAAGCGTGTCTTGCCGACCTTGTTCTCGCGTTTAACACCGACACAAATCGACCGCATTGATGAAGTATTAAAAACCATTGGTTTAGCTAAGCATAGATTCATGTTGGCGGGTGCCTTGTCTCATGGTCAAAAACAATGGTTAGAAATCGGTATGTTGTTGGTGGCAGAGCCAAGACTTTTGTTGATCGATGAGCCTGTAGCTGGCATGACAGCACAAGAGACAGAACGCACGGCGGAGCTACTAACCTCTCTGGCTGGAGAGCGAACTGTGATTGTGGTCGAACACGATATGGAATTTGTGCGCAGTATTGCTCGCACAGTCACCGTTTTGCATCAAGGCTCAGTGTTGGCCGAAGGCACAATGGACCAGATTCAAAGTAATAAAGACGTGATTGAAGTGTACCTTGGTGAAGAGGCTGCGGCAGGAGAACAGGCATGA